A stretch of Candidatus Symbiobacter mobilis CR DNA encodes these proteins:
- a CDS encoding ABC transporter ATP-binding protein has product MAASGANYLVTEQLCKHFDEVLAVDDVGLSIAKGEIFALLGSSGCGKSTLLRMLAGFEEPSSGRILLGGQDVAPMAPHERPFNMMFQSYALFPHLDVWENIAFGLKREGLPKTDIATRVGEMLDLVQLAPYARRKPHQLSGGQQQRVALARSLAKKPKVLLLDEPLGALDKKLREQTQFELVNIIEQVGVTCVMVTHDQSEAMTMANRIAVMSKGRVLQVGPPGEVYDHPANRFVADFIGSVNLFDGKLSVDLPDRCAIATSLGDIHVGHGVGGAVNLPVSIAIRPEKIEIAKVRPDVGCNLFHGQVKEIAYFGSYITYIVVVPDGSRVKITEATTSRHELSHITWEDEVFFWWSDSAGVVLRD; this is encoded by the coding sequence ATGGCGGCTAGCGGCGCAAACTATTTGGTGACCGAGCAGCTCTGCAAGCATTTCGACGAAGTGCTTGCAGTCGATGACGTAGGTCTGTCGATCGCCAAGGGGGAAATTTTTGCCCTCCTGGGCAGTTCCGGGTGCGGCAAATCGACGTTGTTGCGGATGCTCGCAGGATTCGAGGAGCCGTCTTCCGGGCGCATCCTGCTCGGTGGGCAGGATGTCGCGCCGATGGCGCCGCACGAGCGGCCCTTCAACATGATGTTCCAGTCCTATGCGCTGTTTCCGCACCTGGACGTTTGGGAAAACATCGCCTTCGGCCTTAAGCGCGAGGGCCTGCCCAAGACAGACATCGCGACAAGGGTGGGCGAGATGCTCGACCTCGTGCAGCTCGCGCCCTATGCGCGGCGCAAGCCACATCAGCTTTCCGGCGGACAGCAGCAGCGCGTGGCCTTGGCCCGCAGCCTGGCCAAAAAACCCAAGGTGTTGCTGCTCGACGAACCGCTGGGTGCGCTGGACAAGAAATTGCGTGAGCAAACGCAGTTCGAGCTGGTCAATATCATCGAACAGGTCGGCGTGACGTGCGTGATGGTGACGCACGACCAATCCGAAGCCATGACGATGGCGAACCGCATCGCGGTGATGAGCAAGGGCCGGGTGTTGCAAGTCGGCCCACCGGGGGAGGTCTACGACCACCCCGCCAACCGTTTCGTCGCCGATTTCATCGGCAGCGTCAATCTGTTCGACGGCAAGCTCAGCGTCGATCTGCCTGATCGGTGCGCCATTGCGACCAGCCTGGGGGATATCCACGTCGGGCATGGAGTGGGTGGCGCGGTCAACCTGCCGGTCTCGATCGCCATCCGCCCCGAAAAAATCGAAATCGCCAAAGTTCGGCCCGATGTCGGCTGCAATCTGTTCCACGGTCAGGTCAAGGAAATCGCGTATTTCGGCTCGTACATCACGTACATCGTCGTCGTACCGGATGGGTCTCGCGTCAAGATCACCGAGGCCACCACGTCCCGCCACGAACTAAGCCACATCACCTGGGAAGACGAGGTCTTCTTCTGGTGGAGCGACAGCGCCGGCGTGGTGCTGCGCGACTAG
- a CDS encoding ABC transporter permease has product MGWTALRIPVPGRRFVIGVPFAWLLLFFLLPFLILLYISFVDMGNDISPFKAIWNTETGLLHLKYQNYGSIFRAPDGDGLFQTIYIEAYLRSIWYAFCTALLCLVIGYPFAYFIARCAPGVRPALLLMVMLPFWTSFLLRVYAWKGILADQGMLNQLLLWMGLIAEPWQMLYTDVSMLVGMTYVYLPFMVLPLYANLVKLDFRLLEAANDLGASPFQAFWLVTVPLSRAGIVAGSMLVFIPSVGEFVIPSLLGGSENLMIGRVVWDEMFTANNWPRASALAVVMIVLIVIPLGWYYHVNGDTPATRH; this is encoded by the coding sequence GTGGGTTGGACTGCGCTGCGGATTCCTGTGCCGGGCAGGCGCTTCGTCATCGGGGTGCCTTTTGCCTGGCTGTTGCTGTTCTTTCTGTTGCCGTTCCTGATCCTGCTGTACATCAGCTTCGTGGACATGGGCAACGACATTTCCCCGTTCAAAGCGATATGGAACACCGAAACGGGGCTACTCCACCTGAAATATCAGAACTACGGATCGATCTTTCGCGCTCCCGATGGCGACGGACTGTTCCAGACGATCTACATCGAAGCCTATCTGCGATCGATCTGGTACGCGTTCTGCACCGCTTTGCTGTGCCTGGTCATCGGATACCCCTTTGCCTACTTCATCGCACGCTGTGCTCCGGGTGTGCGCCCCGCATTGCTGCTTATGGTGATGCTGCCGTTCTGGACCTCGTTTCTGCTGCGCGTCTATGCATGGAAGGGCATCCTTGCCGACCAGGGCATGCTCAACCAATTGCTGCTCTGGATGGGGCTGATTGCGGAACCATGGCAAATGCTCTATACCGATGTGTCGATGCTCGTCGGAATGACCTACGTCTACCTGCCCTTCATGGTGCTCCCCCTCTACGCCAACCTCGTCAAGCTCGACTTTCGGCTGCTCGAAGCCGCCAACGATTTGGGCGCTTCCCCATTCCAAGCGTTTTGGCTGGTGACGGTTCCACTATCCCGTGCGGGGATCGTCGCGGGGTCGATGCTCGTGTTTATCCCCAGTGTGGGGGAATTCGTCATCCCCTCGCTGCTTGGCGGGTCGGAAAACCTCATGATCGGGCGGGTCGTCTGGGATGAAATGTTCACCGCCAACAACTGGCCGCGCGCCTCGGCCTTGGCGGTCGTAATGATCGTCCTGATCGTCATTCCGCTGGGGTGGTATTACCACGTCAATGGTGACACGCCTGCGACGCGCCACTAA
- a CDS encoding ABC transporter permease, whose amino-acid sequence MYRGWLRHLGKVWMLLTYLFLYLPLCFMIVFSFNSTRQDAEFTGFSWRWYQALLEDSRIVDGFWLSVEVAALSAVASASMATLAAFVLVRYRRFWGRTVFSGMVHAPLVMPEVVIGLSLLLLMVGVQNVLGWPQRGMLTIVLGHTLLGMAYATVVIQSRLQDMDRTIEEAAMDLGAKPYQVFFLVTMPNILQAILAAALLSFTLSFDDVVISEFLSGPGVSTLPQVIFGYARRGINPTIYAAATILIVSVTLVTVTYSVWVARQARRREREIAAGQAAEPVGAS is encoded by the coding sequence ATGTACCGAGGATGGTTGCGGCACCTGGGCAAGGTTTGGATGCTCCTGACCTACCTCTTTCTGTATTTGCCGCTGTGTTTCATGATCGTTTTCTCGTTCAACAGCACGCGCCAGGATGCGGAATTCACCGGTTTTTCCTGGCGCTGGTACCAGGCGCTGTTGGAAGACTCCAGGATCGTCGACGGCTTCTGGCTGTCCGTCGAGGTGGCTGCCTTGTCTGCCGTGGCATCGGCATCGATGGCCACGCTGGCAGCCTTCGTGCTCGTTCGGTACCGCAGATTTTGGGGAAGGACCGTCTTTTCCGGGATGGTGCATGCCCCCTTGGTGATGCCCGAAGTCGTGATCGGCCTATCGCTGCTATTGCTGATGGTCGGGGTACAGAACGTGCTGGGCTGGCCGCAACGGGGAATGTTGACCATCGTGTTGGGGCATACGCTGCTCGGCATGGCCTATGCGACGGTTGTCATCCAATCCCGGCTGCAAGACATGGATCGCACCATCGAAGAAGCGGCGATGGATCTGGGCGCCAAGCCCTACCAAGTGTTTTTTCTGGTGACCATGCCCAACATCTTGCAGGCCATTCTTGCTGCCGCGTTGTTGAGCTTCACCCTTTCTTTTGACGATGTGGTGATCTCGGAATTTCTCTCCGGGCCGGGTGTCAGCACCTTGCCGCAGGTGATCTTTGGTTACGCCCGCCGTGGCATCAACCCGACGATCTACGCCGCTGCGACGATTCTGATCGTTTCGGTGACGCTGGTGACAGTGACCTACAGCGTGTGGGTGGCGCGACAAGCTCGCCGACGCGAGCGCGAAATTGCCGCCGGGCAAGCTGCAGAGCCTGTGGGTGCCTCCTAG